One genomic region from Prevotella sp. Rep29 encodes:
- the ispG gene encoding (E)-4-hydroxy-3-methylbut-2-enyl-diphosphate synthase: protein MTEQPFGYKRRQSDEVCVGDLRIGGDNPIRVQSMTTTSTLDTDGSVEQACRIIDAGGELVRLTTQGTKEAENLRNISAGLREKGYHTPIVADVHFNPNVAEVAALYAQKVRINPGNYVDPARTFKRIEYTDEQYADELQKIERRFLPLINLCKAHRTALRIGVNHGSLSDRIMSRYGDTPEGIVESCMEFLRILKRERFNDVLISIKASNTVVMVQSVRLLVECMEREQMHYPLHLGVTEAGEGEDGRVRSAVGIGALLTEGIGDTIRVSLSEEPEAEIPVAKTLVRLIEPCAKLRAMAENGEWNEDGEYCRLDGDTIRLHVQATDWEELQLKASMACGALLIDRKAKDLVITTDDARFSAEKLQALADNILQAARIKFTKTEYISCPGCGRTLYNLRDTILRIKEATQHLTGLKIAIMGCIVNGPGEMADADYGYVGAARGRISLYRQKVCVEKNIPEEEAVEKLLQLLTSSMRHPN from the coding sequence ATGACAGAACAACCTTTCGGATACAAGCGACGGCAAAGTGACGAAGTGTGTGTGGGCGATTTGCGCATCGGGGGCGATAACCCTATACGCGTTCAATCGATGACAACCACTTCAACACTCGACACAGACGGGTCTGTGGAACAGGCTTGCAGGATTATTGATGCCGGCGGTGAACTGGTGCGGCTGACCACACAAGGGACAAAAGAAGCGGAGAATCTCAGAAATATTAGCGCCGGTCTTCGGGAAAAAGGCTACCACACACCAATCGTTGCCGATGTGCATTTCAATCCCAATGTGGCTGAAGTGGCTGCGCTGTATGCGCAAAAGGTGAGAATCAATCCGGGAAATTATGTCGATCCTGCCCGCACGTTCAAGCGGATAGAATATACCGACGAGCAGTATGCCGACGAACTTCAGAAGATAGAAAGGCGGTTCCTTCCATTAATCAATCTTTGCAAAGCACATCGCACGGCACTCCGGATAGGCGTGAATCACGGTTCGCTCTCCGACCGCATCATGTCGCGCTATGGCGATACGCCCGAAGGAATTGTAGAGAGTTGTATGGAGTTTCTCCGGATTCTCAAGCGCGAACGATTCAACGATGTTCTGATTTCCATCAAGGCATCCAACACCGTGGTGATGGTGCAGTCTGTCCGCCTGTTGGTGGAATGTATGGAGAGGGAACAGATGCACTATCCGCTGCACCTCGGTGTGACGGAGGCTGGTGAAGGAGAGGACGGACGTGTTAGGAGTGCCGTGGGAATAGGAGCCCTGCTGACGGAAGGCATCGGCGACACCATCCGTGTGTCGCTCAGTGAGGAGCCCGAAGCCGAAATTCCCGTAGCCAAGACTTTGGTGCGACTGATTGAGCCTTGTGCGAAACTGCGGGCGATGGCAGAGAATGGGGAATGGAACGAAGATGGGGAATACTGTCGTCTTGATGGCGATACGATACGTTTGCATGTTCAAGCCACCGATTGGGAAGAATTGCAGCTGAAGGCATCGATGGCTTGTGGGGCACTGTTGATTGACCGCAAGGCAAAGGACTTGGTCATCACCACCGATGACGCACGTTTCAGCGCAGAGAAATTGCAGGCGTTGGCAGACAATATCCTGCAGGCTGCCCGTATCAAGTTTACGAAAACCGAATACATCTCTTGTCCGGGTTGCGGGCGCACATTATATAATTTAAGGGATACGATTCTCCGTATCAAAGAGGCGACGCAACACCTGACGGGTTTGAAAATTGCCATCATGGGATGTATCGTCAACGGACCCGGTGAGATGGCTGATGCCGACTACGGATATGTCGGGGCGGCACGCGGACGGATTTCTCTCTACAGGCAGAAAGTGTGTGTAGAAAAGAATATCCCCGAGGAAGAGGCGGTAGAAAAACTGCTGCAACTCCTGACTTCGTCAATGCGCCACCCAAATTAA
- the purE gene encoding 5-(carboxyamino)imidazole ribonucleotide mutase — translation MKPLVSIIMGSTSDLPVMEKAMKQLEELQIPFEVNALSAHRTPDAVETFAKNAQERGVKVIIAGAGMAAALPGVIAAQTNLPVIGVPIKGMLDGLDALLSIVQMPPGIPVATVGVNGAANAAVLAAQMIALADANIAVRVAEQKKKLGEKIEKANKELAEIKYQFKTN, via the coding sequence ATGAAACCACTTGTAAGTATTATCATGGGCAGCACCAGCGACCTGCCCGTCATGGAGAAAGCCATGAAACAGCTGGAAGAGTTGCAGATTCCTTTCGAGGTGAATGCCCTCTCTGCACATCGCACCCCCGATGCCGTTGAAACTTTTGCTAAGAATGCTCAGGAACGAGGCGTGAAAGTTATTATTGCCGGAGCCGGAATGGCTGCCGCCTTGCCTGGAGTGATTGCAGCTCAGACAAACCTTCCCGTCATCGGAGTACCCATCAAGGGGATGCTCGACGGACTGGATGCGCTGCTCAGTATCGTGCAGATGCCTCCGGGAATACCTGTGGCGACGGTCGGTGTGAACGGTGCAGCCAACGCGGCAGTGCTCGCAGCGCAGATGATAGCGCTGGCTGATGCGAATATTGCCGTGAGGGTAGCCGAACAAAAAAAGAAACTCGGGGAAAAGATAGAGAAAGCAAACAAAGAACTTGCTGAAATAAAGTATCAATTCAAAACCAATTGA
- a CDS encoding phosphatase PAP2 family protein: MNKRLIIQAARVLSIIFTPFYLPLLGLALLFVFSYLRMLPFMYKMQLLLLVYVLTILMPTYLIRLYLKYQGWSHYHLGQRERRMVPYVISILSYFTCFYLMNILHVPHFVSSILVAALLIQIICAIINVWWKVSTHTAAIGGVAGVLIAYAHLFFFNPLWWLCLVILLAGLVGSSRMILRQHTLLQVVVGFLTGFVCAYFSVMKLSINLII, translated from the coding sequence ATGAATAAACGGTTAATCATACAAGCAGCAAGGGTGTTGAGCATCATCTTCACACCTTTCTACCTGCCCTTGTTGGGGCTGGCACTGTTGTTTGTGTTCAGTTATCTTCGTATGTTGCCGTTCATGTATAAGATGCAACTGCTGCTGTTGGTATATGTCCTGACGATATTGATGCCCACTTATCTGATACGTCTTTACCTGAAATATCAGGGGTGGAGCCATTATCACCTTGGACAACGGGAGCGACGGATGGTTCCCTACGTGATTTCCATCCTCTCTTATTTTACCTGTTTTTATCTGATGAATATCTTGCACGTGCCCCATTTCGTCAGTAGCATACTCGTTGCAGCCCTTCTGATACAGATTATCTGCGCCATCATCAACGTGTGGTGGAAAGTTTCGACCCATACCGCAGCGATAGGTGGAGTGGCAGGAGTCCTGATTGCCTATGCGCATCTCTTCTTCTTCAATCCCCTTTGGTGGCTGTGTCTGGTGATATTGCTCGCAGGACTGGTTGGGTCGAGCCGCATGATTCTCCGTCAACACACGCTGCTTCAGGTAGTCGTCGGCTTCCTGACAGGGTTCGTCTGCGCCTATTTTTCCGTTATGAAATTATCTATCAATTTAATTATATGA
- the rpoN gene encoding RNA polymerase factor sigma-54, with product MPQKLVNIQEQKQQQVQRLTAQQMLNVHLLEMPLTELEQSINAEIDDNPALEISEEGRELKGQNEEARDDSTEETFEQQTEREERADALDAALESIGSDDQMPDYHSPSYSKQTAEYEEIVYGDPVSFYDKLREQMGEQMLTEQQREIMEYLIGSLDDDGLLRKELDTIADELAIYHHIDVSTADIEEVLRVLQTFDPPGIGARNLQECLLLQIRRKPDSVWKERMEKVVRSHFEAFTKKNWNKIVAALGLTDEQAETLQTEIHRLNPKPGAALGETEGRSIQQITPDFIVDTGDDGTLTFSLNRGDIPELHISPTFTELLKNYQENKETMTRKDKEALLYTKEKVSKAQDFINAVRQRQITMVTTMRAIIDIQRKFFQEGDETELRPMKLKDVAKRTGLDLSTISRVSNLKYVETRWGIFPLRFFFSEGYTTADGEELSTRKMKVILKEIIDSEDKDEPLSDEALTAIMKEKGFPIARRTVAKYREQMGMPVARMRRERKKKQESHE from the coding sequence ATGCCTCAAAAACTTGTCAATATACAGGAGCAGAAACAACAGCAGGTGCAGCGCCTTACAGCGCAGCAAATGCTTAATGTGCACTTGTTGGAAATGCCGCTGACAGAACTTGAACAGAGTATCAATGCGGAGATTGATGATAATCCGGCATTGGAAATCAGTGAGGAAGGCAGAGAACTGAAAGGACAGAACGAGGAAGCGAGAGACGATAGCACAGAAGAAACCTTCGAACAACAGACGGAACGAGAGGAGCGTGCCGATGCCTTGGATGCAGCGTTGGAAAGCATTGGGAGCGACGACCAGATGCCCGACTATCACAGCCCTTCATACAGCAAGCAGACAGCCGAATATGAAGAAATAGTGTATGGAGACCCCGTGTCGTTCTATGACAAACTGAGAGAACAGATGGGCGAGCAAATGCTTACCGAGCAACAACGGGAAATCATGGAATATCTCATCGGTTCGCTCGACGACGACGGACTGCTCCGAAAAGAACTCGACACCATCGCCGACGAACTCGCCATCTACCACCACATAGATGTGAGCACGGCTGATATAGAGGAAGTGCTGCGTGTGCTGCAAACGTTCGACCCGCCGGGAATTGGGGCACGCAACCTGCAGGAGTGTCTCCTGCTGCAGATACGGCGTAAGCCAGACTCTGTATGGAAAGAACGTATGGAGAAAGTGGTGAGAAGCCATTTCGAAGCATTCACGAAAAAAAACTGGAACAAGATTGTTGCTGCACTGGGACTGACCGACGAGCAGGCAGAAACCTTGCAGACAGAAATACATCGACTGAACCCGAAGCCCGGAGCAGCGTTGGGAGAAACGGAGGGCAGGAGCATTCAGCAAATAACGCCCGACTTCATCGTGGATACAGGCGACGACGGAACGCTTACGTTTTCCCTTAACCGAGGCGATATTCCGGAGCTGCACATCTCACCCACCTTTACCGAACTGCTGAAAAACTATCAGGAAAATAAAGAGACGATGACCCGCAAAGACAAAGAGGCGCTGCTCTATACAAAAGAGAAAGTCAGCAAGGCGCAGGACTTTATCAATGCGGTCAGACAACGGCAGATTACAATGGTCACGACCATGAGGGCGATTATCGACATACAGCGGAAATTCTTTCAGGAAGGCGACGAGACAGAACTCCGCCCGATGAAACTCAAAGACGTGGCAAAGCGGACAGGACTAGACCTCTCTACCATCTCGCGCGTCAGCAATCTTAAGTATGTGGAGACACGCTGGGGAATCTTCCCGCTGAGATTCTTCTTCAGCGAAGGCTATACCACTGCCGACGGCGAAGAATTGTCAACACGGAAAATGAAAGTCATCCTAAAAGAAATCATCGACAGCGAAGACAAGGACGAGCCGCTGAGCGACGAAGCGCTCACTGCCATCATGAAAGAGAAAGGTTTCCCCATCGCCCGACGCACCGTGGCAAAATACCGGGAGCAGATGGGAATGCCCGTGGCGCGGATGAGGAGAGAGCGCAAAAAGAAACAGGAAAGTCATGAATAA
- a CDS encoding DEAD/DEAH box helicase, which yields MKTFEELGVCAEIRRAIEELGFEQPMPIQEEVIPYLLGNRNDVIALAQTGTGKTAAFGIPLLQRINTAEKKTQAIVLSPTRELCLQITDDLKDFSKYMTDIRVTAVYGGTSIVNQINTLKRGVHIIVATPGRLIDLMKRGVAKLDDVHNVVLDEADEMLNMGFKEDMDEILSGVPEERNTLLFSATMSREIERIARTFLHEPKEIVVGSRNEGAEHVNHIYYMVNAKDKYLALKRIVDYYPRIFAIIFCRTKLETQEIADKLIRDGYNAESLHGDLSQQQRDLTMQKFRQHLTQLLVATDVAARGLDVNDLTHVINFGLPDDIENYTHRSGRTGRAGKKGTSISIVHSREKHKIRAIEKEIGKQFVEGEIPSPKDICTKQLYKVMDQIDKTDVDEEQIAPFMADINRRFDYMEKEELIKKIVALEFGKFLAYYADAPEISKPEPAKREKKEKNKGKDGGNRKPEKGFRRLFINLGKDDGFYPGEIMQFINRNVEGKKVAVGHIDLLAKIAYIEVSERDARRVMDGLNGAAYRNRNVRCNDADNPSEQRKAKHGKQTPPKEERNSKRKGRKNKREIRMESGRKDDWRQFFQGHDIQLVGEEPDFSEEGWARRKPKKKKK from the coding sequence ATGAAGACATTTGAAGAATTAGGAGTTTGCGCAGAGATACGGCGTGCCATCGAAGAACTCGGTTTCGAACAACCCATGCCCATCCAGGAAGAGGTGATTCCCTATCTGCTGGGCAACCGCAACGACGTGATTGCACTCGCACAGACAGGAACCGGAAAGACGGCTGCATTCGGAATACCACTGCTGCAACGCATCAACACGGCTGAGAAAAAGACGCAAGCCATCGTGCTCAGTCCTACACGCGAACTCTGTCTCCAAATCACCGACGACCTGAAAGACTTTTCCAAGTACATGACGGACATCCGCGTGACGGCAGTCTATGGGGGAACGTCTATCGTCAACCAAATCAACACACTCAAACGGGGCGTGCACATCATCGTCGCCACGCCGGGACGACTCATCGACCTGATGAAACGGGGCGTGGCAAAGCTGGACGACGTGCACAACGTGGTGCTCGACGAAGCCGACGAAATGCTCAACATGGGGTTCAAGGAGGATATGGACGAGATTCTTTCGGGCGTTCCGGAAGAGCGCAACACGCTGCTCTTCTCTGCCACGATGAGCCGCGAGATTGAACGCATCGCACGGACCTTCCTGCACGAACCGAAGGAAATCGTGGTGGGAAGCCGCAACGAGGGCGCCGAACACGTCAACCATATCTATTACATGGTGAACGCCAAAGACAAATATCTCGCACTCAAACGCATCGTGGACTACTACCCGCGCATATTCGCCATCATCTTCTGCCGCACCAAACTCGAGACGCAGGAGATTGCAGACAAACTCATACGCGACGGCTACAACGCCGAATCGCTGCACGGCGACCTCTCGCAACAACAGCGGGACCTGACCATGCAGAAATTCCGGCAGCACCTCACACAACTGCTCGTAGCCACCGACGTGGCGGCACGCGGACTCGATGTGAACGACCTGACGCACGTCATCAACTTCGGACTGCCCGACGACATAGAAAACTACACCCACCGCAGCGGAAGAACAGGGCGCGCAGGAAAGAAGGGAACGTCTATCTCTATCGTCCACAGCCGTGAGAAACACAAAATCAGGGCAATCGAAAAGGAAATCGGAAAACAGTTTGTGGAAGGCGAAATCCCATCGCCGAAAGACATCTGCACCAAACAACTCTACAAGGTGATGGACCAAATCGACAAGACCGACGTCGATGAAGAGCAGATTGCGCCCTTCATGGCTGACATCAACCGGCGCTTCGACTACATGGAGAAGGAGGAACTCATCAAGAAGATTGTCGCACTCGAGTTCGGGAAATTCCTCGCCTACTATGCGGATGCTCCGGAAATATCAAAGCCGGAACCCGCAAAACGAGAGAAAAAAGAGAAGAACAAAGGGAAAGACGGCGGCAACCGCAAACCGGAAAAGGGATTCCGCCGGCTGTTCATCAACCTTGGAAAAGACGACGGATTCTACCCGGGCGAAATCATGCAGTTCATCAATCGCAACGTGGAAGGCAAAAAAGTGGCTGTGGGACATATCGACCTGCTCGCAAAAATCGCTTACATCGAAGTGTCTGAACGCGATGCACGGCGCGTGATGGACGGACTGAACGGTGCCGCCTACAGAAACCGCAACGTGCGCTGCAACGACGCTGACAACCCCTCCGAACAGCGAAAAGCAAAGCACGGAAAGCAAACCCCGCCGAAAGAAGAGCGCAACAGCAAGCGCAAAGGAAGAAAAAACAAACGGGAAATCCGCATGGAAAGCGGCAGAAAAGACGACTGGCGCCAATTCTTCCAAGGACACGACATCCAACTCGTGGGCGAAGAGCCCGACTTCTCGGAAGAGGGATGGGCACGAAGAAAACCGAAGAAAAAGAAAAAATAA
- a CDS encoding potassium/proton antiporter yields MNFTAENIFFMGAVLVFVSIVISKWGYRFGVPTLLLFLFTGMLFGSDGLGLQFHSHEDAQLIGMLSLSVILFSGGMDTKRRDIEPIVAQGLMLSTVGVILTTVITGLLIYYLSEWTQLDIGLSLPLSLLLAATVSSTDSASVFNLLRSQGIGLKHNLRPTLELESGSNDPMAYVLTIALVNLIVSAGEFSGMELATKIVAQLAVGALLGYLSGRALVWIVNHINLPNPSLYPVLVLSMILIIFTLTDLLHGNGYLAVYVAGLVAGNSRLSYRQETDTFMQGLTWLLQIVMFLTLGLLVNPSQMVRVLLVAVAIGLFMMFVARPIAVFLCLQPFRVPVKAKLFLSWVGLRGAVPIIFATYPVIAGIEDADFLFDVVFVITLLSLSLQGTTITACARWLGLATQEPKTGNEFGVELPDKLGSRLSEMTLSEADLASGNHLSDMHFPEGTLVMMVKRGNSFIVPNGRLELRKGDVLLTIESDEKPHSIET; encoded by the coding sequence ATGAATTTTACGGCAGAGAATATCTTTTTCATGGGTGCGGTGCTCGTTTTCGTGAGCATAGTCATCAGCAAGTGGGGCTATCGTTTCGGAGTGCCCACACTGTTATTGTTCCTTTTCACGGGCATGCTTTTCGGCAGCGACGGCTTGGGATTGCAGTTCCATAGCCATGAAGATGCGCAGCTCATCGGTATGCTTTCGTTGAGTGTCATCCTGTTTTCCGGCGGCATGGACACCAAGCGTCGCGACATCGAGCCAATAGTGGCTCAGGGGCTGATGCTCTCTACTGTAGGCGTGATTCTGACGACGGTCATCACGGGACTGCTCATCTATTACCTTTCCGAATGGACACAGCTCGACATCGGTCTGTCGCTTCCGTTGTCGCTGCTCTTGGCTGCCACGGTCTCATCCACCGATTCAGCATCCGTTTTCAACCTGCTGCGCTCACAGGGCATCGGGCTCAAGCACAACCTCCGTCCGACACTCGAGTTAGAGAGCGGGAGCAACGACCCGATGGCATACGTGCTCACCATTGCGCTGGTCAACCTGATTGTCTCCGCAGGCGAGTTTTCCGGTATGGAGTTGGCGACGAAAATCGTTGCCCAGCTGGCTGTCGGTGCGCTCTTGGGCTATCTGAGCGGCAGGGCGTTGGTGTGGATTGTGAACCACATCAACCTGCCCAATCCGTCGCTCTATCCGGTGTTGGTGCTGAGTATGATTCTCATCATCTTCACGCTGACCGACCTGCTGCACGGCAATGGCTATCTGGCGGTATATGTTGCCGGACTGGTTGCGGGCAACAGCCGGCTGTCGTACCGTCAGGAGACCGACACTTTCATGCAGGGGCTCACGTGGCTTTTGCAGATTGTGATGTTCCTCACGCTCGGTCTGCTTGTCAATCCGAGTCAGATGGTCCGGGTGCTGCTTGTGGCGGTAGCCATTGGTCTGTTCATGATGTTTGTTGCGCGTCCGATTGCCGTGTTCCTGTGTTTGCAGCCATTCCGCGTGCCGGTGAAAGCCAAGCTCTTTCTTTCCTGGGTGGGCTTGCGCGGCGCCGTCCCCATCATTTTTGCCACTTACCCAGTCATTGCGGGCATCGAGGATGCCGATTTCCTGTTCGATGTGGTGTTTGTCATCACGCTGCTCTCGCTCTCGCTGCAAGGCACCACCATCACGGCGTGTGCCCGTTGGCTCGGACTTGCCACGCAAGAGCCGAAGACGGGCAATGAGTTTGGAGTGGAACTGCCCGACAAACTCGGGTCGCGACTGTCAGAGATGACGCTCTCCGAAGCCGATCTCGCCAGCGGCAACCACCTCTCGGACATGCATTTTCCTGAAGGGACGTTGGTCATGATGGTCAAACGCGGCAATAGTTTTATCGTGCCCAACGGGCGTCTGGAGCTGCGCAAAGGCGACGTCTTACTGACCATCGAAAGTGACGAAAAGCCCCATTCCATCGAGACATAA
- a CDS encoding helix-turn-helix transcriptional regulator yields MHTLFYIMTGIDLVVSIVFSILLFFVGRSITNPAFRFQRVVFLVLSFFVAAYLAMELGFSKFNDNHHEVLSIGSLLMIYFLYESYFFSFTALFHADYHKQKSYLIMLNVNVLVIALLAWWNMSKGDIHSYFSLTEFAVGASRTNLHFSARLYLFVMLLLNIIFMAHLIYQIYRKYSHVVNELNINTYDNHEKRMSGYLTFWGIGIIVLFIGQFSNSILFHIVLKFLLLALMVATFAGHLKFRQAIIKYDIVDRKLKFKDLERNVEEWLQQEPFPLLQNNITMDDVADTLNISRDDLSSFLSDELGISFNGWLAEKRITRCEQLLLNTDMTLSEVAYECGYADLPTMSKAFKRKYGFPPSKFRVYKDAKKLMQMHENPMK; encoded by the coding sequence ATGCACACCTTATTTTATATAATGACGGGAATTGATTTGGTGGTGTCGATCGTGTTCTCGATACTCCTTTTCTTCGTGGGACGCAGCATCACAAATCCTGCCTTCCGCTTCCAACGGGTGGTGTTCCTCGTCCTTTCGTTCTTCGTTGCTGCATATTTGGCGATGGAACTGGGATTCTCCAAATTCAATGACAACCACCATGAGGTTCTGTCAATCGGCTCGTTGCTGATGATTTATTTCCTTTATGAGAGTTACTTTTTCTCGTTCACGGCGCTGTTCCATGCCGATTATCACAAGCAGAAGAGCTATCTGATTATGCTGAATGTCAACGTGCTCGTCATAGCCCTCCTTGCCTGGTGGAACATGTCGAAAGGGGATATTCACTCCTATTTCTCGCTCACGGAGTTCGCCGTAGGGGCTTCTCGCACTAATCTCCACTTCAGTGCACGCCTCTATCTCTTTGTCATGCTGCTGTTAAACATCATTTTCATGGCGCATCTGATTTATCAGATTTATAGGAAATACAGCCATGTGGTCAACGAGCTGAACATCAACACCTATGATAACCACGAGAAGCGGATGAGTGGCTACCTCACATTTTGGGGAATAGGCATTATCGTCCTTTTCATCGGGCAATTCTCCAATTCCATCCTCTTCCACATCGTTCTCAAGTTTCTGTTGCTGGCACTGATGGTTGCAACCTTTGCCGGGCATTTGAAGTTCCGTCAAGCCATCATCAAATACGATATTGTGGACAGAAAATTGAAGTTTAAGGACTTGGAGCGCAATGTCGAAGAGTGGCTTCAGCAGGAACCTTTCCCCCTACTGCAAAACAACATAACGATGGACGATGTCGCCGACACGCTGAATATATCGCGTGACGACCTTTCCAGTTTCCTGTCCGACGAGTTGGGTATCTCATTCAACGGATGGCTTGCTGAAAAGCGCATCACGCGCTGTGAGCAACTTCTTTTGAATACCGACATGACGCTTTCGGAGGTTGCTTATGAATGCGGTTATGCCGATTTGCCCACGATGAGCAAGGCTTTTAAGCGGAAATATGGCTTCCCACCCAGCAAATTCAGGGTCTATAAAGACGCTAAAAAACTGATGCAGATGCACGAAAATCCTATGAAGTAG
- a CDS encoding LemA family protein encodes MKKKSFIGLAVVAVIVLMAISAYNGMVSSQEKATQTWADLQATYQRRADLIPNLVNTVKAYAKHEKETFEAVVNARAKATQMNIDISNATPEQIKQFQEAQGELSSALNKLMAITENYPELKANENFMALQDQLEGSENRINEARQKYNKAVTDYNTSIRSFPKSLFAGVFGFKTMDKFEAEAAAQKAPTVNFD; translated from the coding sequence ATGAAAAAGAAGAGTTTTATTGGATTGGCAGTGGTTGCTGTAATCGTCTTGATGGCAATTTCTGCTTACAACGGAATGGTAAGTTCACAGGAGAAGGCTACACAGACGTGGGCTGACTTGCAAGCCACTTATCAGCGTCGGGCTGACCTGATTCCGAATCTCGTCAACACCGTGAAAGCTTACGCCAAGCACGAGAAGGAAACATTCGAAGCTGTCGTCAACGCAAGGGCAAAGGCAACGCAGATGAATATCGACATCTCCAACGCCACTCCGGAGCAAATCAAGCAGTTCCAGGAGGCGCAGGGCGAACTGAGTTCGGCACTCAACAAGCTCATGGCTATCACCGAGAATTATCCTGAACTGAAAGCGAACGAAAACTTTATGGCGCTGCAGGACCAGCTTGAGGGTTCGGAAAACCGCATCAACGAGGCACGCCAGAAGTATAACAAGGCAGTGACGGACTACAACACCAGCATCCGCAGCTTCCCCAAATCGCTCTTTGCCGGCGTGTTCGGATTCAAAACGATGGATAAGTTCGAGGCTGAAGCCGCTGCGCAGAAAGCTCCGACCGTGAATTTCGACTAA
- a CDS encoding TPM domain-containing protein → MNSLISPKYVFIGFCVLFLCIFALGGNCGGSPEREAVREEKVWNAENIEMVHLRDSDQYVSDPDSIMDPIMRDSANMYLRKLETECGIQSAFIIVRRVQNQDAYRMAQDVGAKYGVGGKESRSGLIVVIATEDKQYFIAPGQGLEAYLTDALCGEIGRVYIAENMKLYQPNLAVVQTCNVIYNKMKTGKVVMTDPSEEPGSSFWSLVITVGLFTAIFIFIRRAMKNGGGFDGGYGGGSLGGGRFDTDGGIRFPRGPRYGGGRGGSFGGGSRGGSYGGGTFGGGGAGGSW, encoded by the coding sequence ATGAATTCATTGATATCCCCCAAATATGTTTTCATAGGGTTTTGTGTCCTTTTCCTCTGTATCTTTGCTTTAGGCGGTAATTGCGGAGGCAGCCCGGAGAGAGAAGCGGTTCGGGAAGAGAAGGTTTGGAATGCGGAGAATATTGAAATGGTTCATCTGCGCGATTCCGACCAATATGTTTCTGATCCGGATTCCATCATGGACCCCATCATGCGCGATTCAGCGAACATGTATCTGAGGAAATTGGAGACAGAATGCGGCATACAGTCGGCGTTCATCATTGTCAGGCGAGTGCAGAATCAAGATGCGTACCGCATGGCTCAGGATGTGGGCGCCAAGTATGGCGTGGGAGGAAAGGAGTCGCGCTCGGGACTGATTGTTGTCATCGCGACGGAAGATAAGCAGTATTTTATAGCACCGGGACAGGGGCTGGAAGCCTATCTGACTGATGCGCTTTGCGGGGAAATCGGACGGGTGTATATTGCAGAGAACATGAAGCTCTACCAGCCTAATCTGGCGGTGGTTCAAACCTGTAACGTCATCTATAACAAGATGAAGACAGGAAAGGTTGTGATGACCGATCCTTCTGAAGAACCGGGCAGTTCGTTCTGGTCACTGGTCATTACGGTGGGTCTGTTCACTGCTATTTTTATTTTCATACGCAGGGCGATGAAAAACGGTGGCGGATTTGATGGAGGCTATGGCGGTGGCAGCTTGGGCGGCGGTCGGTTCGATACCGACGGAGGGATTCGTTTCCCGCGCGGTCCAAGATACGGCGGCGGTCGTGGAGGCTCCTTCGGTGGTGGCAGCCGCGGCGGGTCCTATGGTGGCGGAACGTTCGGGGGCGGCGGTGCCGGAGGAAGCTGGTGA
- a CDS encoding TPM domain-containing protein: protein MKNFLSIVAVLILMAACSGNKKPAGELMKDELPSWGAADIELVHQKDTAQFVSDPDGFILPKDKDKLNKLMKRLEKNSQIRSAIVVVGRAKSADLNSFAEELGERYATGNGPHRDMVIVVAVENRQWGIFKGRGMGHELPDSFAAKVMNEKLMPSMERNNPNQGVVEMCKELYDKLNKKKDEEFTQ, encoded by the coding sequence ATGAAAAATTTCTTGTCTATTGTGGCTGTCTTGATTTTGATGGCAGCATGTTCGGGTAATAAAAAACCTGCAGGAGAGTTGATGAAAGACGAGTTGCCTTCTTGGGGAGCTGCCGACATTGAATTGGTTCACCAGAAAGACACGGCACAGTTTGTTTCTGACCCAGACGGGTTTATTCTTCCGAAAGATAAGGACAAGCTGAACAAACTCATGAAGCGCCTGGAGAAGAACAGCCAGATACGTTCGGCTATTGTAGTGGTCGGGCGCGCAAAGTCGGCTGACTTAAACAGTTTTGCCGAAGAGTTGGGAGAGCGTTATGCAACGGGTAACGGACCGCATCGCGACATGGTGATTGTTGTTGCTGTGGAAAATCGTCAATGGGGCATTTTCAAAGGCAGAGGCATGGGGCATGAGTTGCCCGACAGCTTTGCTGCGAAGGTGATGAACGAAAAGCTGATGCCCAGCATGGAGCGCAACAATCCGAATCAGGGTGTCGTAGAGATGTGCAAAGAACTGTACGATAAACTCAACAAGAAAAAGGACGAAGAATTTACTCAATGA